One Desulfovibrio fairfieldensis genomic window carries:
- a CDS encoding ABC transporter ATP-binding protein, giving the protein MATPSRNFFSAPPDAAPLLRLEDLSVHFPFEGRLLPAVRDVHLELPPAAITCLVGESGCGKSLTARAVLRLTPETAVLGGRALLRGEDLLSLPEKELRGIRGRRVGMIFQEPMTSLNPVLRVGEQVAEPLRLHLGMGRAEARREAERLFADVGIPSPHSRYDDYPHQLSGGMRQRVMIAMALACRPELLLADEPTTALDATIQGQILRLILDQSRERGMAVLLITHDLGVVAEVADVVGVMYAGRLVERAPARELFADPRHPYTRGLMHSAPSRRSMGLSRLPTIPGSVPSLQNMPPGCPFQPRCPEAMPRCTEAMPPSFVRGEHAVACWLAESSAP; this is encoded by the coding sequence ATGGCGACACCCTCCAGAAATTTTTTCAGCGCCCCTCCTGACGCCGCTCCCCTGCTCCGGCTGGAAGACCTTTCCGTGCACTTCCCCTTTGAGGGACGTCTGCTGCCCGCCGTGCGCGACGTGCATCTTGAGCTGCCCCCGGCGGCCATCACCTGCCTGGTGGGCGAATCCGGCTGCGGCAAAAGCCTCACGGCCCGCGCCGTGTTGCGCCTCACGCCGGAAACCGCCGTGCTCGGCGGCCGGGCGCTGCTGCGCGGCGAAGACCTGCTCAGCCTGCCGGAAAAGGAGCTGCGCGGCATCCGGGGCCGCCGCGTGGGCATGATCTTCCAGGAGCCCATGACCTCGCTCAATCCCGTTCTGCGCGTGGGCGAACAGGTGGCCGAGCCCCTGCGCCTGCACCTGGGCATGGGCCGGGCCGAAGCCCGCCGCGAGGCGGAACGCCTCTTCGCGGACGTGGGCATTCCCTCGCCGCACAGCCGCTATGACGACTACCCCCACCAGCTTTCCGGCGGCATGCGCCAGCGGGTGATGATCGCCATGGCTCTGGCCTGCCGCCCCGAACTGCTGCTGGCCGACGAACCCACCACCGCCCTGGACGCCACCATCCAGGGCCAGATCCTGCGCCTGATCCTGGACCAGAGCCGGGAACGCGGCATGGCTGTGCTGCTGATCACCCACGATCTGGGCGTGGTGGCCGAAGTGGCTGACGTGGTGGGCGTCATGTACGCCGGGCGTCTGGTGGAACGCGCCCCGGCGCGCGAGCTTTTCGCCGATCCCCGCCACCCCTACACCAGGGGACTGATGCATTCCGCGCCCAGCCGCCGCTCCATGGGTCTCAGCCGTCTGCCCACCATTCCGGGCAGCGTGCCCTCGCTCCAGAACATGCCGCCGGGCTGCCCTTTTCAACCCCGCTGCCCCGAGGCCATGCCCCGTTGCACCGAAGCCATGCCCCCGTCATTCGTGCGGGGCGAGCATGCCGTGGCCTGCTGGCTGGCTGAATCCTCCGCGCCATAG
- a CDS encoding VacJ family lipoprotein gives MPNNTSVFRFGGLPFPAGRRIGPALCFLLLLAWSCPWAVSAAPADPPRAPSTVYANSPSLAPGAITVHPYGQMQQSDSLDDYDTAPVDSISDPLEPWNRFWFRFNDIFYLHVARPAYDAWVFITPHQLRSGLKNFFSNVMFPMRFVNNILQFRFLEAGVEFGRFFINTTSSLGFADVAKGKKTIVPVDPSGEDFGQTLGRWGIGHGFYVVWPFIGPSSARDTVGRAGDLFTDPFFYVYPWELATSSELSLRFNALGDVLPLYEDLNNAAVDPYIAMREAYINFRNSQVKH, from the coding sequence ATGCCCAATAACACGTCCGTATTCCGCTTTGGCGGCCTGCCCTTTCCGGCGGGCCGCCGCATCGGCCCGGCCCTCTGTTTCCTCCTGCTTCTGGCCTGGTCTTGTCCTTGGGCCGTTTCGGCCGCTCCGGCGGACCCGCCCCGCGCGCCCTCAACGGTTTACGCCAACAGCCCGTCCCTGGCGCCGGGGGCCATTACCGTGCATCCCTACGGCCAGATGCAGCAGTCCGACAGCCTGGACGACTACGATACGGCCCCGGTGGACAGCATCTCGGACCCCCTGGAACCCTGGAACCGCTTCTGGTTCCGCTTCAACGACATTTTTTATCTCCACGTCGCCAGACCCGCGTATGACGCCTGGGTCTTCATAACCCCCCACCAGCTCCGCAGCGGCCTGAAGAACTTTTTTTCCAACGTGATGTTCCCCATGCGTTTCGTGAACAATATCCTTCAGTTCCGTTTTCTGGAAGCCGGGGTGGAGTTCGGGCGCTTTTTCATCAACACCACATCCAGCCTGGGTTTCGCGGACGTGGCCAAGGGCAAGAAAACCATTGTGCCCGTGGACCCCTCGGGCGAGGACTTCGGCCAGACCCTCGGGCGCTGGGGTATCGGCCACGGCTTTTACGTGGTCTGGCCTTTTATCGGTCCCAGTTCCGCGCGCGACACCGTGGGCCGGGCGGGCGACCTGTTCACGGATCCCTTTTTCTACGTTTACCCTTGGGAACTGGCCACGAGTTCGGAACTTTCCCTGCGTTTCAACGCGCTGGGCGACGTGTTGCCGCTGTATGAGGATCTGAACAACGCCGCCGTGGATCCTTATATCGCCATGCGTGAAGCGTATATCAACTTCCGCAATTCCCAGGTCAAACACTGA
- a CDS encoding ABC transporter substrate-binding protein, with product MPRIPAFSRVLVLFCGLALGLAAFSVAVQAAPAPSSPARQALETATNRILASIKNPDYVNPATRGPLRQQIEDEVLHIFDFGEFSSRTVGARWRSFTPQQQKQFSDAFADLLISTYVNKIDGYNGEQVVYVGELSSASGDRTEVRTVITMKDGKKVPVAYRMLPKDGGWRVYDVLIENISLVKNYRTQFQDILNSASPDQLIERVRAKAREVRQQHAQ from the coding sequence ATGCCCCGTATACCCGCGTTTTCACGCGTTCTTGTTCTGTTCTGCGGCCTGGCTCTGGGCTTGGCCGCGTTCTCCGTCGCGGTCCAGGCCGCGCCCGCGCCCTCCTCGCCTGCCCGCCAGGCGCTGGAAACAGCCACCAATCGCATTCTCGCCAGCATCAAGAATCCCGACTACGTCAATCCGGCAACACGCGGCCCCCTGCGCCAGCAGATTGAGGACGAGGTGCTGCATATCTTCGATTTCGGAGAATTTTCCTCCCGCACGGTGGGCGCGCGCTGGCGCTCTTTCACGCCCCAGCAGCAAAAGCAGTTCAGCGACGCCTTCGCGGATCTGCTGATCAGCACCTATGTGAACAAGATCGACGGCTACAACGGCGAGCAGGTCGTCTATGTGGGCGAGCTCTCCTCGGCTTCGGGCGACCGCACGGAAGTGCGCACCGTCATCACCATGAAGGACGGCAAAAAAGTGCCCGTGGCCTATCGCATGCTGCCCAAGGACGGCGGCTGGCGCGTCTATGACGTGCTGATCGAAAATATCAGCCTGGTAAAGAATTACCGCACCCAGTTTCAGGACATTCTGAACAGCGCGAGTCCGGACCAGCTTATTGAGCGGGTGCGGGCCAAAGCGCGGGAAGTACGCCAGCAACATGCCCAATAA
- the mlaD gene encoding outer membrane lipid asymmetry maintenance protein MlaD: MNSVRETAVGIFVLLGLICVAYLAIKLGRMEFFANQGFELSARFDSASGLRVGADVELAGVPVGRVVAISLDPDPLRTQAVVHLRLDKNLHLSDDSIASIKTSGLIGDKYVSLSRGGSEKTIPPGGTITETESPVDLETLIGKYAFGGV, translated from the coding sequence ATGAACAGCGTCCGTGAAACCGCCGTGGGCATCTTTGTGCTGCTGGGCCTGATCTGTGTGGCCTACCTGGCCATCAAACTGGGCCGCATGGAATTCTTCGCCAACCAGGGCTTCGAGCTTTCCGCCCGCTTTGATTCCGCCTCGGGCCTGCGGGTGGGCGCGGATGTGGAGCTGGCGGGCGTGCCCGTGGGCCGGGTGGTGGCCATCAGCCTTGACCCCGATCCCCTGCGCACCCAGGCAGTGGTCCATCTGCGCCTGGACAAAAACCTGCATCTTTCCGACGACAGCATCGCTTCCATTAAAACCAGCGGCCTGATCGGCGACAAATACGTCAGCCTCTCGCGGGGCGGCTCAGAAAAAACGATCCCGCCCGGCGGCACCATCACGGAGACGGAATCTCCGGTGGATCTGGAAACGCTGATCGGCAAATACGCCTTCGGAGGTGTGTAA
- a CDS encoding ABC transporter ATP-binding protein: MQAWDIEFRDLSVGYGEHVVLRDINAALPAGKVSVILGGSGGGKSTLLRHIIGLSRPLSGSVYLGGRDLFALNRAEFRRVRRQMGVLFQDGALLGALSLAQNVALPLSEHLRLPRPLIREAALRVLRMVGLEDFADFYPNQLSGGMRKRAGLARAIIAEPRILLCDEPTSGLDPITAARMDELLRSMHEQYAEMTLVVVSHDLASLRAIADYVLVLRDGGAVFAGSLAELEASPDPYLRQFLSREAGDQRLTLHQPADPVVRAALDKWLAS, translated from the coding sequence ATGCAGGCTTGGGACATTGAATTTCGCGACCTGAGCGTGGGCTACGGCGAGCATGTGGTGCTGCGCGACATCAACGCCGCGCTGCCCGCAGGCAAGGTTTCCGTCATTCTGGGCGGCTCGGGCGGCGGCAAATCCACCCTGCTGCGGCATATCATCGGCCTTTCGCGGCCGCTGTCCGGCAGCGTGTATCTGGGCGGCCGGGATCTTTTCGCCCTGAACCGCGCGGAATTCCGCCGCGTGCGCCGCCAGATGGGCGTGCTGTTCCAGGACGGCGCGCTGCTGGGCGCGCTCTCCCTGGCCCAGAACGTGGCCCTGCCCCTGAGCGAGCATCTGCGCCTGCCCAGGCCCCTGATCCGCGAGGCGGCCCTGCGCGTGCTGCGCATGGTGGGCCTGGAGGACTTCGCCGACTTTTACCCCAACCAGCTTTCCGGCGGCATGCGCAAGCGCGCGGGTCTGGCCAGGGCCATCATCGCCGAGCCGCGCATTCTGCTCTGCGACGAACCCACGTCCGGCCTGGACCCGATCACCGCCGCCCGCATGGACGAACTGCTGCGCTCCATGCACGAGCAGTACGCCGAAATGACCCTGGTGGTGGTCAGCCACGACCTGGCGAGCCTGCGCGCCATTGCCGACTACGTGCTGGTGCTGCGGGACGGCGGCGCGGTATTCGCGGGCAGCCTGGCCGAACTGGAGGCCAGTCCGGACCCCTATCTGCGGCAATTCCTCAGCCGCGAGGCCGGGGACCAGCGCCTGACCCTGCACCAACCGGCTGATCCCGTGGTGCGGGCGGCCCTGGACAAATGGCTGGCGTCATGA